The proteins below come from a single Diadema setosum chromosome 21, eeDiaSeto1, whole genome shotgun sequence genomic window:
- the LOC140244234 gene encoding thioredoxin reductase-like selenoprotein T produces the protein MANLTYISYTAIVLFLAYMSFREISYSEASVEPKMKSKLSQFAAPTISVMYCISUGYRQVFEEYASRLHQRYPDLKIEGENFPAHPIRQYLASFLGVAKLMLIGMIAFGYDPFPLFNMETHHIWTWALQNKIYACMMLFFISNAIEGQLLSTGAFEISFNGMPIWSKLESGKVPKFPELVQILENTMKLNYRQI, from the exons ATGGCGAACCTCACATATATTTCGTACACGGCTATTGTGCTTTTCCTTGCGTACATGTCCTTCCGAGAAATTTCATATTCAGAAGCGTCAGTCGAACCCAAGATGAAGTCAAAATTGTCACAATTTGCAGCGCCAACGATAAGTGTAATGTATTG CATTTCCTGAGGGTACCGACAGGTCTTTGAGGAGTACGCTTCCCGTCTTCATCAGCGTTACCCCGACCTCAAGATCGAAGGAGAGAATTTTCCTGCCCACCCAATTCGTCAGTACCTGGCCTCTTTCCTAGGAGTGGCCAAATTGATGCTCATAGGCATGATTGCATTTGGCTATGACCCTTTCCCTCTATTTAACATGGAAACACACCATATTTGGACTTGGGCACTACAAAATAAA ATTTATGCCTGTATGATGCTATTCTTCATCAGTAATGCTATTGAGGGACAACTGCTTTCCACTGGGGcctttgaaatttcatttaatg GCATGCCAATTTGGTCCAAACTGGAATCTGGCAAGGTGCCAAAGTTTCCAGAACTTGTCCAAATTCTTGAGAACACCATGAAATTGAACTACAGACAGATATAA